One part of the Cyclobacteriaceae bacterium genome encodes these proteins:
- a CDS encoding nucleoside deaminase — protein sequence MELYTDEYFMHEALKEAQKALAIDEVPVGAVVVAKNRIIARAHNQTEKLTDATAHAEMLATTAAANYLGSKYLNECTLYVTLEPCVMCGGALAWVQLGKLVYGASDVQRGYSLIRQQVLHPKTEVVSGVFAVEAKELIDKFFKRIRE from the coding sequence ATGGAACTTTACACCGATGAGTATTTTATGCACGAAGCCTTAAAGGAGGCACAAAAAGCCCTGGCGATAGATGAGGTGCCCGTAGGTGCAGTAGTGGTTGCTAAAAACAGGATTATTGCACGTGCACATAACCAAACCGAAAAACTTACCGATGCTACGGCCCATGCCGAAATGCTGGCGACAACAGCTGCTGCAAACTACCTCGGATCAAAATACCTGAATGAATGTACACTGTATGTTACACTTGAACCTTGTGTGATGTGTGGAGGCGCATTAGCCTGGGTACAGCTTGGTAAATTGGTGTACGGGGCATCTGATGTTCAACGTGGGTATAGCCTGATTAGGCAACAGGTGCTACATCCTAAAACAGAAGTGGTTAGCGGGGTGTTTGCTGTTGAGGCGAAGGAACTAATTGATAAATTTTTCAAGAGAATTAGAGAGTAG